A single Actinomadura algeriensis DNA region contains:
- a CDS encoding DeoR/GlpR family DNA-binding transcription regulator: MTDDNNGRRGPEARRRAIADHVLSVGSVGAGELAESFGVSLMTVHRDLDELQRQGIVRKYRGGVTAQPSGVFESNVAYRMKTMQAAKDAIAAEAAALVEPGMAVMLDDSTTTLALARRLGGVAPLTVITNFLETTNLLARERDIRLMTLGGEYDALHDSFLGVSCVDAISALNVDLCFVSTSAVSGGFAYHQEQHIVSVKRAMLKSAQRNVLLVDHSKLGRVALHQVAPLSVFERVIVDDGADAESLRELDEHKIAYEVAATR, encoded by the coding sequence ATGACCGACGACAACAACGGCCGCCGCGGGCCCGAGGCGCGGCGGCGGGCGATCGCCGACCATGTGCTGTCGGTGGGCTCGGTCGGCGCCGGGGAACTGGCCGAGAGCTTCGGCGTGAGCCTGATGACGGTCCACCGCGACCTGGACGAGCTGCAGCGGCAGGGCATCGTCCGCAAGTACCGGGGCGGGGTGACCGCCCAGCCGTCCGGGGTGTTCGAGAGCAACGTCGCCTACCGGATGAAGACCATGCAGGCGGCCAAGGACGCCATCGCGGCCGAGGCCGCCGCGCTGGTGGAACCGGGCATGGCGGTGATGCTCGACGATTCGACCACCACGCTCGCGCTGGCCCGCAGGCTGGGCGGCGTCGCCCCGCTGACGGTGATCACCAACTTCCTGGAGACCACCAACCTGCTCGCCCGCGAGCGCGACATCAGGCTGATGACGCTGGGCGGGGAGTACGACGCGCTGCACGACTCCTTCCTCGGCGTCTCCTGTGTGGACGCGATCAGCGCGCTGAACGTCGATCTGTGCTTCGTGTCGACGTCGGCCGTCTCCGGCGGGTTCGCCTACCACCAGGAGCAGCACATCGTGTCCGTCAAACGGGCCATGCTGAAGTCCGCGCAGCGCAACGTCCTGCTGGTCGACCATTCCAAGCTCGGCCGCGTCGCGCTGCACCAGGTGGCGCCGCTGTCGGTGTTCGAACGCGTCATCGTCGACGACGGCGCGGACGCCGAGTCCCTGCGCGAGCTGGACGAGCACAAGATCGCCTACGAGGTGGCCGCCACCCGGTAG
- a CDS encoding NAD(P)-dependent oxidoreductase → MRVLAAGDRFVLPSLLEDALRAELGAAADIRRLELPWPVVPFGPVAEVDEASGDEDTMIEALDGVDACVTQMAPITRKVLENAPGLRLVAVARGGPVNVDVRAATERGVRVCYAPGRNATATAEYTVGLMLAVLRRIPRTHAALAGERAWGGEYYAYEATGLELEGTPVGLVGGGAVGGRVARILAGFGADVQVYDPYLPGGGDTANLDDLLRRSRVLSLHARLTPDNHGMIGARELALMPPGSVVINCARGPLLDEEALCDALESGHLFGAGLDTFAVEPPPAGSRLFAAPGVVMTPHLGGASRTVAHRAAGIVAAEVGRLHRGEPLAHCLNPA, encoded by the coding sequence ATGAGAGTGCTGGCCGCTGGTGACCGTTTCGTCCTGCCGAGCCTGCTGGAGGACGCCTTGCGCGCCGAACTGGGCGCGGCGGCCGACATCCGCCGCCTGGAGCTGCCCTGGCCGGTGGTGCCGTTCGGCCCGGTGGCCGAGGTGGACGAGGCGTCCGGCGACGAGGACACGATGATCGAGGCGCTGGACGGCGTCGACGCCTGCGTGACGCAGATGGCCCCGATCACCCGGAAGGTCCTCGAGAACGCGCCGGGGCTGCGGCTGGTCGCGGTCGCGCGCGGCGGCCCGGTCAACGTGGACGTCCGGGCGGCGACGGAGCGCGGCGTGCGGGTCTGCTACGCGCCGGGACGCAACGCGACCGCCACCGCCGAGTACACCGTCGGGCTCATGCTGGCCGTCCTGCGCCGCATCCCGCGGACGCACGCCGCGCTCGCCGGCGAGCGCGCGTGGGGCGGCGAGTACTACGCCTACGAGGCGACCGGGCTCGAACTGGAGGGCACGCCGGTCGGGCTCGTCGGCGGCGGCGCGGTCGGAGGCCGGGTCGCGCGGATCCTGGCCGGGTTCGGCGCCGACGTCCAGGTCTACGACCCCTACCTGCCCGGCGGCGGTGACACGGCGAACCTCGACGACCTGCTGCGCCGCTCCCGCGTCCTGTCGCTGCACGCCCGGCTGACCCCCGACAACCACGGCATGATCGGCGCCCGCGAACTGGCGCTCATGCCGCCCGGCTCGGTGGTGATCAACTGCGCGCGCGGCCCGCTGCTGGACGAGGAGGCGCTGTGCGACGCGCTGGAGTCCGGGCACCTGTTCGGCGCGGGCCTGGACACCTTCGCCGTCGAACCGCCGCCCGCCGGCTCGCGCCTGTTCGCCGCGCCCGGCGTGGTGATGACCCCGCACCTGGGCGGCGCGAGCCGCACCGTGGCCCACCGGGCGGCCGGCATCGTGGCGGCCGAGGTCGGCAGGCTGCACCGGGGCGAGCCCCTCGCGCACTGCCTGAATCCCGCCTGA